Proteins encoded by one window of Salmonirosea aquatica:
- a CDS encoding 4-hydroxyproline epimerase, with product MVDQHFFCIDAHTCGNPVRVVTGGAIPRLEGTSMSEKRLHFLHEYDWIRKGLMFEPRGHDMMSGSILYPPIDPANDAAVLFIETSGCLPMCGHGTIGTVTVAIEQGLVTPKVPGRLLLEVPAGIVTAEYLQVGKKVRSVKITNIKSYLAAEGIAVECPDLGTLKVDVSYGGNFYAIVDVQPNFPGLQHFMGEQLIAWARVLRERINEKHTFVHPENPSIHGLSHILWTGETIDPTSTARNAVFYGDKAIDRSPCGTGTSARMAQWYAQGKLKNDDDFVHESIIGSKFIGRIEAETTLAGKPAIIPSIEGWAIIHGYNHIIFDQDDPYVHGFQVI from the coding sequence ATGGTAGACCAGCATTTCTTCTGCATCGATGCCCATACCTGCGGCAATCCCGTGCGGGTAGTTACGGGAGGTGCCATTCCTCGACTGGAAGGTACCTCGATGAGCGAAAAACGTCTTCATTTTCTCCATGAGTACGACTGGATCCGTAAGGGACTAATGTTTGAGCCCCGGGGCCACGATATGATGTCGGGAAGTATCCTGTACCCCCCAATCGACCCGGCCAACGACGCCGCAGTGCTTTTTATTGAAACGTCCGGCTGTCTGCCCATGTGCGGGCATGGTACCATCGGTACCGTGACTGTGGCCATCGAGCAGGGGTTAGTGACGCCGAAGGTACCCGGCCGACTGCTGCTGGAAGTCCCGGCAGGAATTGTTACAGCAGAGTACCTTCAGGTAGGTAAGAAAGTAAGGTCCGTAAAAATAACCAACATCAAGTCCTACCTTGCGGCGGAAGGAATTGCGGTGGAGTGTCCCGACCTGGGTACCCTCAAGGTCGACGTATCGTATGGAGGTAATTTCTACGCTATTGTGGATGTGCAGCCTAATTTCCCCGGTTTGCAGCATTTCATGGGTGAGCAACTCATAGCCTGGGCGCGTGTACTTCGCGAACGGATTAATGAAAAGCATACATTTGTGCATCCTGAAAATCCTTCGATCCACGGTCTGAGCCACATTCTCTGGACCGGAGAAACGATTGATCCTACCTCTACGGCCCGAAATGCGGTATTCTACGGCGACAAAGCCATCGACCGCTCGCCCTGCGGTACGGGTACCTCGGCCCGCATGGCGCAATGGTACGCTCAGGGCAAACTGAAAAACGACGATGATTTCGTGCATGAAAGTATAATCGGCTCCAAGTTCATTGGTCGCATTGAAGCCGAAACCACATTGGCCGGAAAGCCCGCCATCATTCCCAGCATCGAGGGTTGGGCTATTATCCACGGCTACAATCACATCATCTTTGATCAGGACGATCCCTACGTTCATGGATTCCAGGTGATTTAG